The genomic window GTCCTGGAAGTGCGTGAGCACGTTCTGCGGGGTGGTCTGAGCGAGGATCGCCTCCTGCAGCTCGCGCTGGCGGCGCATGCGGTCGAAATCGCTCGTCGTGTACCGCGAGCGGGCGTACCACTGGGCGGTGTCGCCGTTCATGTGCTGCTGCCCGGGCTCGACCCAGCCGAAGGCCCAGTCGTCGACCGGCTGGCCGTCGTAGGCGGGGCCGCCCTTGGGCAGGCGTTCCTTGACGTCGATGTCGACGCCGCCGAGCGCGTCGACGAGATCGGCGAAGCCCTTCATGTCGATCAGCACGTAGTACGGGATCTGGATGCCCATGATGCCCTCGGCGGCGTCCTTCGTCGCCTCGATGCCGGGCTCGGACCCCTCGGCCTTCGCGTTCGGGTACAGCGTGTTCCCGTCCTGGCAGACCTCGACCTCGGTGCGGAGCTGGTTGATACCGCTGCCCCAGCCGCACGTCGCGTTGGCGTATCCGGTGTGCCCGTCGGGGTACTCGTCCTGCATCGGCCCCGGTGCGAACGGGAAGTGCGGCATGTCGCGCGGAATGCCGGTGATGGTGGTCGCGCCGGTGTCGGCGTTGATCGAGACGACCGAGATGCTGTCGAAGCGCATGGAGTCGCGCCCCTCGCCGGAGTCGGCGCCCAGAAGGAGGATGTTGTAGTACCCGTCGGACGGCGGGACGACGGGGGCGGACTGCGCGAACAGCTCCGAGAAGGTGTCGCGGGTCGTTCCCGCCGCCTGTGCCGCCCACGCCGCGCCCGAGCCGGACACGACGAGCAGCGCCACCGAGACGACGGCGATGGCGACGCGGGACAGGGGCCCGACCTTGACCAGTCGGACCAACCGCAGCGTGTCGATGGTCAGCACGATCCAGAGCACGGCGTACGCGACGAGCGCGATCTGCACCAGCGTCAACGGCAGCGGACGGAACCACGACAGGAAGTCGGGGATGAACGATCCGGTCGCCAGGGCGAACAGTCCGCTGGGCATGAGCAGGGCTCCGAGACCGGCGAGCACCAGGATCGTCCACATCGCGAGGGTGGCGCCGAGGCCGAACCGGCCGAGGCGCCTGTTGCCCGCCAGAACCTGAGCGGAACCGGGAAGCAGGAAGTTGAGCGCGACGAGCCACCACCCGCGACGGGTCATGACCGCCCGCGAGTTCGCGTCGGGGTGACGCATCGGGCGCTGCTCGACGACGTGCGTCCGAGAGCGGGGCCGGGCGGCGGCGAGCGTCATAGGGAATCCTTCAGGCGACGGTTCTTCTCTTCGACCTGCGCCTCGAGATCGCGCGCGTAGGCCTCGACGCGCTCGGCGAGCGCGGTGTCGGCGCTGCCGAGGATCCGCGCGGCGAGGAGGCCGGCGTTCTTCGCTCCGTTGATCGAGACGGTGGCCACCGGGATGCCCGCGGGCATCTGGACGATCGAGAGCAGCGAATCGAGGCCGTCGAGCGTCGCCAGCTGCACGGGGACGCCGATGACAGGGAGGGCGGTAACGGATGCCAACATGCCCGGCAGGTGCGCGGCTCCTCCGGCCCCCGCGATGATGGCGCGTAGCCCGCGTCCGCGCGCCTCGCGCCCGTACCGGACGAGCTTGTCGGGGGTGCGGTGG from Microbacterium testaceum includes these protein-coding regions:
- a CDS encoding LCP family protein, producing MTLAAARPRSRTHVVEQRPMRHPDANSRAVMTRRGWWLVALNFLLPGSAQVLAGNRRLGRFGLGATLAMWTILVLAGLGALLMPSGLFALATGSFIPDFLSWFRPLPLTLVQIALVAYAVLWIVLTIDTLRLVRLVKVGPLSRVAIAVVSVALLVVSGSGAAWAAQAAGTTRDTFSELFAQSAPVVPPSDGYYNILLLGADSGEGRDSMRFDSISVVSINADTGATTITGIPRDMPHFPFAPGPMQDEYPDGHTGYANATCGWGSGINQLRTEVEVCQDGNTLYPNAKAEGSEPGIEATKDAAEGIMGIQIPYYVLIDMKGFADLVDALGGVDIDVKERLPKGGPAYDGQPVDDWAFGWVEPGQQHMNGDTAQWYARSRYTTSDFDRMRRQRELQEAILAQTTPQNVLTHFQDVATAGTNIVETDLPQGLIAPTLVNLALEAKGQPVGTLELTPAGGVDEFDPDYAQVQQMVHDKLHPPTETEAPSS
- the purE gene encoding 5-(carboxyamino)imidazole ribonucleotide mutase; translation: MGSDSDWRVMNAASEVLTEFGIAHEVEVVSAHRTPDKLVRYGREARGRGLRAIIAGAGGAAHLPGMLASVTALPVIGVPVQLATLDGLDSLLSIVQMPAGIPVATVSINGAKNAGLLAARILGSADTALAERVEAYARDLEAQVEEKNRRLKDSL